One region of Aeromicrobium sp. Sec7.5 genomic DNA includes:
- a CDS encoding DAK2 domain-containing protein: protein MSLRLGSVPFVRWTRLCTDALAGARAEIDALNVFPVPDSDTGTNAFVTFAAGAEAVAELGSEADLVTLVKAYRDGLLTGARGNSGVIMSQLVRGSLSGLPFTEEVTAENVAVAFERATAAAYEAVGDPQEGTILSVAAAASQGAREAADAGRSAREAFSAAAAAAREGLARTPSQMELLARAGVVDAGGRVLVVVLDATEQALTGRAAPTTRAVVPVPVEAGVDLVEGGPAYEVMYLLDAADDEIPALRKALAALGDSLVVVGGERLWNVHVHVDDVGAAIEAGLQAGTPRRIAVTHFADQVAAQPKQRRRRRVVIMATTGDGITELCTEHGAVTMPFSRTSPLSHDVVASALESADADEIVVLPNNSRYVGLFEAAAKAARSGGRRVAVIPTSAQVQGLAALAVHDPGIDFDDDVVAMSSAAGGTAHGAVTVASEPGITMAGPCEAGDVLGVVSGDFALVGESALEVAAQVVERLLTPSSELVTVVFGQGADDDLATRLRAHVEGERPDVDVEVHAGGQENYLLFIAVE, encoded by the coding sequence ATGAGTCTGCGTCTCGGGTCGGTGCCGTTCGTGCGGTGGACCCGGTTGTGCACCGATGCCCTGGCGGGCGCGCGTGCCGAGATCGACGCACTCAATGTGTTTCCCGTGCCGGACTCCGACACGGGAACGAACGCGTTCGTCACGTTCGCGGCCGGTGCCGAGGCCGTGGCGGAGCTCGGCTCCGAGGCCGATCTCGTGACCCTCGTGAAGGCGTATCGCGACGGTCTGCTGACGGGCGCCCGCGGCAACTCCGGCGTGATCATGTCCCAGCTGGTGCGCGGGAGCCTGTCGGGGCTCCCGTTCACCGAGGAGGTCACGGCCGAGAACGTCGCGGTGGCCTTCGAGCGCGCCACGGCCGCCGCCTACGAGGCTGTCGGCGACCCGCAGGAGGGCACGATCCTCTCCGTCGCGGCAGCGGCGAGCCAAGGCGCCCGCGAGGCCGCCGACGCCGGGCGTTCGGCCCGCGAGGCCTTCAGTGCGGCCGCAGCGGCCGCGCGTGAGGGCCTGGCCCGCACCCCCTCGCAGATGGAGCTGCTCGCCCGGGCCGGAGTGGTCGACGCGGGCGGCCGGGTGCTCGTGGTCGTGCTGGACGCGACGGAGCAGGCGCTCACCGGCCGCGCGGCACCCACCACCCGCGCCGTGGTCCCGGTGCCGGTCGAGGCGGGCGTCGACCTCGTCGAGGGCGGTCCGGCCTACGAGGTCATGTACCTGCTCGATGCGGCCGACGACGAGATCCCGGCGCTGCGCAAGGCGCTCGCGGCGCTCGGCGACTCCCTGGTCGTGGTGGGCGGCGAGCGCCTCTGGAACGTGCACGTGCACGTCGACGACGTCGGTGCGGCGATCGAGGCGGGCCTGCAGGCCGGCACCCCGCGCCGCATCGCCGTCACGCACTTCGCCGACCAGGTGGCGGCTCAGCCCAAGCAGCGACGCCGACGTCGGGTCGTCATCATGGCCACGACGGGCGACGGCATCACCGAGCTGTGCACCGAGCACGGAGCCGTCACGATGCCGTTCTCGCGCACCTCGCCGCTGTCGCACGACGTCGTGGCCTCGGCGCTGGAGTCGGCCGACGCCGACGAGATCGTGGTGCTGCCCAACAACTCCCGCTACGTCGGCCTGTTCGAGGCGGCCGCGAAGGCGGCGCGAAGCGGCGGCCGCCGGGTCGCCGTGATCCCGACGTCGGCCCAGGTGCAGGGTCTGGCGGCCCTCGCCGTCCACGACCCCGGCATCGACTTCGACGACGACGTCGTGGCGATGTCGAGCGCGGCCGGTGGCACGGCGCACGGCGCCGTCACGGTCGCGTCCGAGCCGGGCATCACGATGGCCGGTCCGTGCGAGGCCGGCGACGTCCTCGGCGTCGTCTCGGGGGACTTCGCCCTGGTGGGGGAGTCGGCGCTGGAGGTCGCGGCCCAGGTCGTGGAGCGTCTGCTGACCCCGTCGTCCGAGCTCGTGACCGTCGTGTTCGGGCAGGGCGCCGACGACGACCTCGCCACCCGCCTCCGGGCCCACGTGGAGGGCGAGCGCCCCGACGTCGACGTCGAGGTGCACGCCGGAGGCCAGGAGAACTACCTGTTGTTCATCGCGGTGGAGTGA
- a CDS encoding ATP-dependent DNA helicase RecG, with translation MPVTLDSKLAPVVGDKSAKPLTKAFGIETVGDLLRHYPRRYLEIGQLTPLGDLELDQHVTIMAEVRSIKKFSFGPNGRRTRTEVLVTDQSGEITLTFFAKIYALKPGDVGLFSGVVGSFRGQLQLTHPQHDPVGDRLARGVVPIYPASAAATSITIEKCVGLCLDAVENLPELLPEEVRVARGYADVAASFESVHRPHSVAEAMAARARFRFEEAFVIQTVLAQRRYAAAAATATARPARPGGLHDRFVDQLPFALTEGQREIAEVVGAELAASHPMHRLLQGEVGSGKTVVALLAMLQVVDAGGQAAMLAPTEVLAAQHHRTITRMLGDLARSGMLGGAEDATRVRLLTGSMTARARQESLLDLVTGEAGIVVGTHALIQDGVEFADLGLVVVDEQHRFGVEQRAALVDRAQTRPHTLVMTATPIPRTVAMTVFGDLDVSVLAQLPAGRQPIQTNVVPIADRPAWLERAWERVREEVARGRQAYVVVSRIGSADEGGGDGAAEESPTRSLVELHEELAGGALHGLRLGALHGRMAADEKDVVMSRFAGGEIDVLVATTVVEVGVDVPNATVMVVMDAERFGISQLHQLRGRVGRGSEPGLCLLVTSADAESPSAERLKAVASTTDGFELSRLDVSMRSEGDVLGTRQSGFRSSLRLLSVVRDEDVILAAREVATRVVEDDPTLAGEPRLAAAVAAIEASDGAEYLERT, from the coding sequence GTGCCGGTCACGCTCGACAGCAAGCTCGCGCCCGTCGTCGGCGACAAGTCCGCCAAGCCGCTCACGAAGGCCTTCGGCATCGAGACGGTGGGCGACCTGCTGCGTCACTACCCGCGTCGCTACCTCGAGATCGGCCAGCTGACACCGCTCGGCGACCTCGAGCTCGACCAGCACGTCACGATCATGGCCGAGGTGCGGTCGATCAAGAAGTTCTCGTTCGGGCCGAACGGACGTCGCACCCGCACCGAGGTCCTCGTGACCGACCAGTCCGGCGAGATCACGCTGACGTTCTTCGCCAAGATCTATGCGCTCAAGCCCGGTGACGTGGGCCTGTTCTCGGGCGTGGTCGGCAGCTTCCGCGGTCAGCTGCAGCTGACGCACCCCCAGCACGACCCCGTGGGCGACCGACTGGCCCGCGGCGTCGTCCCGATCTATCCCGCGAGCGCCGCGGCGACCTCGATCACGATCGAGAAGTGCGTCGGACTGTGCCTCGACGCGGTCGAGAACCTCCCGGAGCTCCTGCCCGAGGAGGTCCGGGTCGCCCGGGGCTACGCCGACGTGGCTGCCTCCTTCGAGAGCGTCCACCGCCCGCACTCCGTGGCCGAGGCGATGGCGGCCCGCGCACGGTTCCGGTTCGAGGAAGCGTTCGTGATCCAGACCGTGCTGGCCCAGCGCAGGTACGCCGCAGCCGCCGCGACCGCCACGGCCCGGCCGGCGCGTCCCGGGGGTCTGCACGACCGATTCGTGGACCAGCTCCCGTTCGCCCTGACCGAGGGACAGCGGGAGATCGCCGAGGTCGTGGGCGCCGAGCTGGCCGCGTCGCACCCGATGCACCGCCTGCTCCAGGGGGAGGTCGGCTCGGGCAAGACCGTCGTGGCGCTGCTGGCGATGCTGCAGGTCGTCGACGCGGGTGGCCAGGCGGCGATGCTGGCGCCGACCGAGGTCCTGGCCGCCCAGCACCACCGCACCATCACTCGCATGCTGGGCGACCTCGCGCGCTCGGGGATGCTGGGCGGCGCCGAGGACGCGACCCGCGTGCGACTGCTCACCGGATCGATGACGGCCCGCGCCCGCCAGGAGTCGCTGCTCGACCTCGTGACGGGTGAGGCGGGCATCGTTGTCGGCACGCACGCCCTGATCCAGGACGGTGTCGAGTTCGCCGACCTGGGCCTGGTCGTGGTCGACGAGCAGCACCGGTTCGGGGTCGAGCAGCGCGCCGCCCTCGTCGACCGCGCGCAGACCCGCCCGCACACGCTCGTCATGACCGCCACCCCGATCCCGCGCACCGTCGCGATGACGGTGTTCGGTGACCTCGACGTCTCCGTCCTGGCACAGCTGCCCGCGGGTCGCCAGCCGATCCAGACGAACGTCGTGCCGATCGCTGACCGACCGGCGTGGCTCGAGCGGGCGTGGGAGCGGGTGCGCGAGGAGGTGGCACGGGGCCGTCAGGCCTATGTCGTCGTCTCCCGCATCGGCAGCGCAGATGAGGGAGGGGGCGACGGCGCCGCCGAGGAGTCGCCCACCCGATCCCTCGTGGAGCTGCACGAGGAGCTCGCCGGCGGGGCGTTGCACGGTCTGCGACTCGGGGCGCTGCACGGGCGCATGGCGGCCGACGAGAAGGACGTCGTGATGTCGCGGTTCGCCGGCGGCGAGATCGACGTGCTCGTGGCGACCACGGTCGTGGAGGTCGGCGTCGACGTGCCCAATGCCACCGTGATGGTCGTGATGGACGCCGAGCGGTTCGGCATCTCCCAGCTGCACCAGCTGCGGGGGCGCGTCGGCCGGGGGAGCGAACCGGGCCTGTGCCTGCTCGTGACGTCGGCCGACGCCGAGTCGCCCTCGGCCGAGCGGCTCAAGGCCGTCGCGTCCACGACCGACGGGTTCGAGCTGTCGCGGCTCGACGTCTCGATGCGCAGCGAGGGCGACGTGCTCGGCACACGCCAGTCGGGCTTCCGGTCGAGCCTGCGCCTGCTGTCGGTCGTGCGCGACGAGGATGTCATCCTCGCGGCCCGCGAGGTCGCCACCCGGGTCGTCGAGGACGACCCGACCCTGGCGGGCGAGCCCCGGCTCGCTGCGGCCGTGGCCGCGATCGAGGCGTCCGACGGTGCCGAGTACCTGGAGCGCACGTGA
- the rsmD gene encoding 16S rRNA (guanine(966)-N(2))-methyltransferase RsmD has product MTRVVAGTFKGRRLRTPPGDGTRPTSDRVRESLFASLTSSFGGLDDLRVLDLFAGSGAIGIEAVSRGAAHADLVDADRHAVRTIRANLTELGIEKARVHAMKADRFLRTAPLRPYDLVVLDPPYAMPTAEVAALVAVLADPAWCEPDGLIVVERSSRDRFTWPEGIDARDERAYGETTLWYGR; this is encoded by the coding sequence GTGACTCGGGTCGTGGCCGGAACGTTCAAGGGGCGTCGTCTGCGCACGCCTCCGGGTGACGGCACCCGGCCAACCTCCGACCGGGTCCGGGAGTCGCTCTTCGCGTCGCTCACCTCGTCCTTCGGCGGCCTCGACGACCTGCGCGTGCTCGACCTGTTCGCCGGGTCGGGGGCGATCGGGATCGAGGCGGTCTCGCGCGGTGCCGCCCACGCCGACCTCGTGGACGCCGACCGCCATGCGGTGCGCACGATCCGCGCGAACCTGACCGAGCTCGGCATCGAGAAGGCGCGGGTGCACGCCATGAAGGCCGATCGGTTCCTGCGCACGGCACCGCTGCGGCCGTATGACCTGGTGGTGCTCGACCCGCCCTACGCGATGCCCACGGCCGAGGTCGCTGCCCTGGTGGCGGTGCTGGCCGACCCCGCCTGGTGCGAGCCCGACGGACTCATCGTGGTCGAGCGTTCCAGTCGCGATCGGTTCACCTGGCCGGAGGGGATCGACGCGCGCGACGAGCGCGCCTACGGCGAGACCACGCTTTGGTACGGTCGCTGA